In Oceanivirga salmonicida, the DNA window GGATTTCCTTTACTTATTATTCTATTAACATTATGTGAACTACTTAGCATACTTTTTAGATTTCCAAATTTTGATAAAGCATTTGCTGCATGATTTTGTTCTCCTGGTGTTACTATATCTGCTATATTATCTACTATACTTAATAATGTTGAATTTACTCCTGTTTCTAATTTTAACTTAAATCCATTATTTTGTTCTTGCCCTTTTATTAATGTCTTTGTATCTTTTAAGTATATATTATTTCCTTTTATTAATATATTTTCTTTAGCTTTCATATCTGCACTTGATGATATATCTTCTAAAGCTTTTATTTCTATATTCTTTGCTATTATATTTGATTTATTACTATAATCAAAAGCTGTATCACTCTTTGTATTATCATATTCTAAATTTATACCTACATTAACTCCTCTTTTTGTTCCTGCTTCTGCTTTTATTCCTAATTCTAATTCATTAGATACTTTTGTTTCATTCATCTTGTTACGAGCTTCATCTATGTATACATTCTTTCCTATTATACTTGCTTTTTCATCTGCTAATATATTAGAACCTTTTATATGTATATCATCACCACTTAACTGTATATTCTTACCTAGTATAACTGAACTTACTACTTGATTATCTACTAATTTTTTATCTAAATCTTTGTACTTGTATGCTAATTTTAAACTTGCTTTTCTTTCTCTTGTCTTTTCAACTTTAATAATAGGTTCTTCTTCTTTTCCATCTGCTTTGGCTTTTGCTCTAGCTTCTGCTTCTGCCTTTGCTTTCTTTTCTGCTTCTTTTCTTTCCTTTGGTGTTTTAGGTCTTTCATAGTTTTCAGCTTTTGCCTCAATTTTATTTATCTTTTCTTTTGTTATATCTACTACTGTTTTTATATCTTCTTTAATATTTAATTTCTTTGAATCTAATAATATATTTCCATTTGCTATTATATCTGTTGCTTTTAATGTTACCTCATCTGCTTTTATTAATACATTTTGTCCTACTAACTTACTTTTTAAATAATTTTCACTAAGTAATTTTTGGCTTTTAAATTCTCCTTGTTTTCTTGTTATATTCTCTATTTTACTTACCGATATATCTCCTATTGATTCTAATTTCTTAGTTTTAATATTTAATTGATTATCTGCTATTAATCCTCCATTTTTTAATCTTATATCATCACTTTCTATTGATATATTAGTATGATGCAAACCAAAATTATCTACATTTAATTTATCTGTTCTTAAATATAGATTTGATAATTTACCTTCTACTATCTTGTCTTGCCCATGACCTTTAAAGTTTGATTCTTTTGTTTCTAATACTATTTCTTTTCCTATTAATTCTGAATTAGGAAGATACAAGTCTACATTATCTATTTTATTGCTTTCATTTAATTTTCTTTCATATATTGCAGTATTATCATAAAGACAACCTTCACAAGAATTTAAACTTTTAGTAGTTAATTTTTCTATACCATCTTGAAAAATGAATTCTTCTTTTTTTACACTTGATATATTATTAAATACTTTTGTTTTAATTACATTAGAATTTTCTGCTTTTATTATACTATCCTTATTAGTTATATTATCTTCTATTTCTAGTTTAATATCAGTTCCACTCAATTCAGATAGTTTTACTTTTTGACCTACTACTTCATAACCTGCTGTTAAAGTTTTTATTTCTTTACCATCACGATTAATTAAAAATCCTGTCTTTATTACTATATCCTTATGAAAATCTCTAAAGTTTTTATCATAACCTTCACCAAATTTACTGCTAAAATAGTCTAAAATCCCTTTTTGAAATTCTTCTGTTGTTTTCCCTGAAAGTAATTTACTTCTTGTTATTCTACCCCAATTGTAGAATTTCCATGCTTCTAGTGCTTTTTCATCATATACTTTGCCATCTTTATCTTTCCATATCTTTTTTAACTTACCAAAGTCTTCNNTCTAATTTTTTGGCTTTTATGTATAAATATTTTTCTGCACTTATCTTTGAACCATTACTATTTAATACTTTATCATCTGCTTCTAATATTATATTTCTACCTTTTAAATTTTTTCCTTCTTCATTTAATATGTTTTTAGCTTTTATGTATAGTCTTTTATCTGCTTTTATCTTTTCTTCATTTTTAAAGTCATCTTCTAATGTTATATATGTCTTTTTACTATTTATCTTATCATATTTAATTTCTTTTGCTTTTATTCTTGTCTTATTAGCATTTATACTTTTAACTCCAATTCCTGAATTTGTCGCTACTATTGTTACTCTATCTGCATGGATTGAACCTACTATATCTGCACTTATTGGTATTCCTTTTTCACCTGCTTTTGTTTCTACTAATAACTTTTTAGCTTTTACGTCTCCTTGTACCTTTAATATCTTTGCCTTTATATTAAATCTTTCTACGTCTGTTGTATCTAA includes these proteins:
- a CDS encoding two-partner secretion domain-containing protein; translated protein: MEALSKNDLSVILSNENGITVDGANFINIHNMTLTTSKVKDNDGKLEYSKPKGEVLSLSDLDTTDVERFNIKAKILKVQGDVKAKKLLVETKAGEKGIPISADIVGSIHADRVTIVATNSGIGVKSINANKTRIKAKEIKYDKINSKKTYITLEDDFKNEEKIKADKRLYIKAKNILNEEGKNLKGRNIILEADDKVLNSNGSKISAEKYLYIKAKKLXXRLW